One genomic segment of Streptomyces niveus includes these proteins:
- a CDS encoding pyridoxamine 5'-phosphate oxidase family protein, with translation MPEPTSSAAYRPTDRTVPTRSANRASYDRELVHGILDETYLCHLGFIRDGAPVVLPTLYARVGERLYVHGSTGSRPLRMAGDAADPGLAVCLTVTHVDGLVLARSAFHHSINYRSVVVHGTAYQVTDLDERRTALDAVVDHVVPGRSHDSRPGNAKELAATAVLRLDLDEVSAKVRTGGPNDEPEDLSLPHWTGVVPVVRGYGTPVPADDLDPAVGLPGYLSAL, from the coding sequence ATGCCGGAGCCCACCTCCTCCGCCGCCTACCGCCCCACCGACCGCACCGTCCCCACCCGCTCCGCCAACCGGGCCTCGTACGACCGCGAACTGGTGCACGGAATACTGGACGAGACCTACCTCTGCCATCTCGGATTCATCCGCGACGGCGCGCCCGTGGTCCTGCCCACCCTCTACGCCAGGGTCGGCGAGCGGCTGTACGTCCACGGGTCGACCGGCTCCCGGCCGCTGCGGATGGCGGGCGACGCCGCCGACCCGGGCCTGGCGGTCTGTCTGACGGTCACCCATGTCGACGGTCTGGTGCTCGCGCGGTCGGCCTTCCACCACTCGATCAACTACCGCTCCGTCGTGGTGCACGGCACCGCGTACCAGGTGACCGACCTCGACGAGCGGCGCACCGCTCTGGACGCCGTGGTCGACCACGTGGTGCCGGGCCGCTCCCACGACTCACGGCCCGGCAACGCGAAGGAGCTGGCGGCGACCGCCGTGCTGCGCCTCGATCTCGACGAGGTCTCCGCCAAGGTCCGCACGGGCGGCCCGAACGACGAGCCGGAGGACCTGTCGCTCCCCCACTGGACCGGTGTGGTGCCCGTCGTGAGGGGATACGGCACACCGGTCCCGGCCGACGACCTGGACCCGGCCGTCGGCCTGCCCGGCTATCTCTCGGCGCTCTGA
- a CDS encoding aminotransferase class I/II-fold pyridoxal phosphate-dependent enzyme — translation MLGEYRIEGRRAAEISASVERGIGAGQLAPGQLLPPLRELALELGVNPNTVAAAYRTLRDRGVIETAGRRGSRVRARPSSTARGSIRVDAPEGVREVSDGNPDPALLPPLHDALAAAARRHAERPGRYEDAAVLPELARLARAGLDEDGVPDGPVAVTSGSLDAIERVLAAHLRPGDTVAVEDPGWGALLDLVPALGLRPVPMALDDDGPLPGELERALRAGARAVVVTDRAQNPTGAVVGAARARELRTVLAAHRHVLLIEDDHGHRIVAEPLHPLAGVTDSWALVRSTAKAYGPDLRLAVLTGDAVTVDRVTGRQRLGPGWVSRLLQQAVVELWTAGAVDTPAVARAYGERRDALVRALAGRGVEAYGRSGMNVWVPVAEETSAVARLLHAGWAVAPGARFRMSAAPAVRVTVSSMTQEDIESVADALADAAGAAPARSYG, via the coding sequence GTGCTAGGAGAGTATCGGATCGAAGGGCGGCGTGCCGCCGAGATTTCGGCGAGCGTGGAGCGGGGCATCGGCGCCGGACAGCTGGCGCCCGGCCAACTGCTGCCACCACTAAGGGAGTTGGCCCTGGAGCTGGGCGTCAACCCGAACACGGTGGCCGCCGCGTATCGCACCCTGCGCGACCGGGGCGTCATCGAGACGGCGGGTCGCAGAGGCAGCCGGGTGCGCGCCCGGCCGTCGAGCACGGCGCGCGGCTCGATCCGCGTTGACGCGCCCGAGGGCGTACGGGAGGTGTCGGACGGCAACCCGGATCCCGCACTCCTGCCACCGCTGCACGACGCGCTCGCCGCGGCCGCGCGGCGCCACGCGGAGCGGCCGGGAAGGTACGAGGACGCCGCCGTCCTGCCGGAACTCGCCCGGCTCGCCCGGGCCGGGCTGGACGAGGACGGCGTCCCCGACGGGCCGGTCGCCGTCACCTCCGGCTCGCTGGACGCGATCGAGCGTGTCCTGGCCGCGCATCTGCGGCCGGGCGACACCGTGGCCGTCGAGGATCCGGGCTGGGGCGCCCTGCTCGACCTGGTGCCCGCGCTGGGGCTGCGGCCCGTGCCGATGGCGCTGGACGACGACGGGCCGCTGCCGGGGGAGTTGGAGCGCGCACTACGGGCCGGGGCGCGGGCGGTCGTCGTCACCGACCGGGCGCAGAATCCGACGGGGGCGGTGGTGGGCGCGGCCCGGGCGCGCGAGCTGCGTACGGTGCTGGCTGCCCACCGCCATGTACTGCTCATCGAGGACGACCACGGTCACCGCATCGTGGCCGAGCCGCTCCATCCGCTGGCCGGGGTCACCGACAGCTGGGCGCTCGTGCGGTCCACGGCCAAGGCGTACGGGCCCGATCTGCGGCTCGCCGTGCTGACCGGGGACGCCGTGACCGTCGACCGGGTGACGGGCCGGCAGCGGCTCGGGCCGGGCTGGGTGAGCAGGCTGCTGCAACAGGCGGTCGTGGAACTGTGGACGGCGGGCGCGGTCGACACCCCCGCGGTCGCGCGCGCGTACGGCGAGCGGCGCGACGCGCTGGTGCGGGCACTGGCCGGGCGGGGGGTCGAGGCGTACGGGCGCAGCGGGATGAACGTATGGGTGCCGGTGGCCGAGGAGACGAGTGCGGTGGCGCGGTTGCTGCACGCGGGCTGGGCGGTGGCGCCGGGCGCGCGCTTCCGGATGTCGGCGGCGCCCGCCGTGCGGGTGACGGTCTCGTCCATGACGCAGGAGGACATCGAGTCGGTCGCGGACGCGCTGGCCGACGCGGCGGGGGCCGCGCCGGCGCGGAGTTACGGCTGA
- a CDS encoding DMT family transporter — MTTATPHRTGRSGSSSNTPPEVPAGAPAPTTADGPDPAASRRPAIDWRIRFGVLSLIWGFSFLLIKVGTHGYAPFQVTFGRLFFGTAVLAVAIAVRRERLPRGIRTWGHLTVAAFILNAVPFSLFSYAELTIPSTLAGICNATSPLWGMLLSLVALSEDRPTRRRVGGLGLGFIGVLTVLGAWQGFSGLDFSGTAMALLASLSYAVGWVYVRRTLAGNGSSHLSLTGAQLFMATVQLAVVTPLFTDMPTSFPVVPLLAVITLGSLGTGLALLIQYGLVAEVGPTTGQMVTYFVPVIATAAGVAVLSEPLHWNTPVGAVIVLVGAALTQSRSGGSAAARAKSSPPAEPKPTPTPAPTSSAAAADQP, encoded by the coding sequence ATGACCACAGCGACCCCGCACCGCACCGGACGCTCCGGATCCTCCTCGAACACCCCGCCCGAGGTACCGGCCGGTGCCCCGGCGCCGACGACCGCCGACGGGCCCGACCCCGCCGCCAGCCGCCGCCCCGCGATCGACTGGCGCATCCGGTTCGGCGTGCTCTCGCTGATCTGGGGCTTCAGCTTCCTGCTCATCAAGGTCGGCACCCATGGCTACGCGCCGTTCCAGGTGACCTTCGGCAGGCTGTTCTTCGGTACGGCGGTCCTGGCGGTCGCGATAGCGGTACGGCGCGAGCGGCTGCCCCGCGGCATCCGCACCTGGGGCCATCTCACGGTGGCCGCGTTCATCCTCAACGCCGTGCCGTTCTCGCTCTTCTCGTACGCCGAGCTGACGATCCCGTCGACCCTCGCGGGCATCTGCAACGCCACGTCACCGCTGTGGGGCATGCTGCTTTCGCTCGTCGCGCTCTCCGAGGACCGCCCCACCCGGCGCCGCGTCGGCGGTCTGGGTCTCGGGTTCATCGGTGTCCTGACCGTGCTGGGCGCCTGGCAGGGTTTCTCCGGGCTGGACTTCAGCGGTACGGCCATGGCTCTGCTGGCCTCACTCAGCTACGCCGTCGGCTGGGTGTATGTGCGCCGCACCCTGGCGGGCAACGGCAGCTCGCATCTCTCGCTCACCGGAGCGCAGTTGTTCATGGCGACGGTTCAACTGGCCGTGGTCACACCGCTGTTCACCGATATGCCGACCTCCTTCCCGGTGGTGCCGCTGCTCGCCGTGATCACGCTCGGCAGCCTGGGAACGGGACTGGCCCTGCTGATCCAGTACGGTCTCGTCGCCGAAGTGGGCCCGACGACCGGGCAGATGGTCACGTACTTCGTCCCCGTCATCGCGACGGCCGCGGGTGTGGCGGTCCTCAGCGAACCGCTGCACTGGAACACCCCGGTCGGCGCGGTCATCGTGCTCGTCGGTGCCGCGCTCACGCAGAGCAGGAGCGGCGGCTCGGCGGCGGCGCGCGCGAAGTCCTCACCGCCGGCCGAACCAAAGCCGACACCGACACCGGCACCGACATCCTCTGCGGCCGCCGCCGATCAGCCGTAA
- a CDS encoding LysR family transcriptional regulator codes for MLNLERLRILDALARHGSVSGAADGLHVTTSAVSQQMAKLEREVGQQLLTKHGRGVRLTDAGRLLADHAARIISQVELAQSDIEARRGQVVGEVRLSAFPTAARGLFPVALASLRKAHPDLRVRSLELEPDGAIRQVLRGDLDLAVVLDWNNKRLPVPGGLATASLLEDAADVAMPADHPLAERRDVDLEEFAHDSWVSWPTGEFCHEWLVFTLRSKGIEPRIEHMAGEQHTQLELVGGGLGVCVAPRMGRGRLPEGVVAVPVRQKMFRHVYAVWRADADRRPSIRAAVEALEEAAGVVKAAGVAKAVDAA; via the coding sequence ATGTTGAACCTGGAGAGACTGCGGATCCTCGACGCGCTCGCCCGGCACGGCTCCGTGAGCGGAGCGGCCGACGGCCTCCATGTGACCACATCGGCCGTCTCGCAGCAGATGGCCAAGCTGGAGCGCGAGGTCGGCCAGCAACTGCTCACCAAACACGGGCGAGGCGTCCGGCTCACCGACGCGGGACGCCTCCTCGCCGACCACGCCGCGCGGATCATCTCCCAGGTGGAACTCGCCCAGTCGGACATCGAGGCACGGCGCGGCCAGGTGGTCGGCGAGGTGCGGCTGTCGGCGTTCCCCACGGCGGCCCGCGGTCTGTTCCCCGTCGCGCTCGCCTCGCTGCGCAAGGCGCATCCCGATCTGCGGGTGCGCTCCCTGGAGTTGGAGCCGGACGGCGCGATCCGCCAGGTCCTGCGGGGCGACCTCGACCTCGCAGTCGTACTGGACTGGAACAACAAACGGCTGCCGGTGCCCGGCGGGCTGGCGACGGCGTCCCTGCTGGAGGACGCGGCAGATGTGGCGATGCCGGCCGATCACCCGCTCGCGGAGCGGCGGGACGTGGATCTGGAGGAGTTCGCCCACGACTCGTGGGTGTCCTGGCCGACGGGCGAGTTCTGCCACGAGTGGCTGGTGTTCACGCTGCGCTCGAAGGGGATCGAGCCGCGGATCGAGCACATGGCCGGCGAACAGCACACCCAACTGGAGCTGGTCGGCGGCGGGTTGGGGGTCTGCGTCGCGCCCCGGATGGGACGTGGGCGACTGCCCGAGGGCGTCGTGGCCGTGCCCGTACGGCAGAAGATGTTCCGGCACGTGTACGCGGTGTGGCGCGCCGACGCCGACCGCCGCCCGTCGATCAGGGCGGCGGTCGAGGCGCTGGAGGAGGCGGCGGGGGTGGTGAAAGCGGCGGGGGTGGCGAAAGCGGTGGACGCGGCGTAG
- a CDS encoding Rieske (2Fe-2S) protein, which produces MTGTQDTAPTATGRTVARRTVVAAAGAVGLGAALVACGSDDSSDSVGQAPADDGANGGSGQGAVLARTADIPEGGGKVFEAEGVVVTQPSAGQFKAFSSECTHSGCAVGSIANGTITCPCHGSQFDASDGSVKKGPATKPLGAASITVDGDEIKLA; this is translated from the coding sequence ATGACGGGAACGCAGGACACCGCACCGACGGCCACGGGCCGGACAGTGGCGCGCCGTACGGTCGTGGCGGCGGCGGGCGCGGTCGGCCTGGGCGCGGCGCTCGTCGCCTGCGGGTCGGACGACTCATCGGACTCCGTCGGGCAGGCTCCGGCGGACGACGGCGCGAACGGCGGCAGCGGGCAGGGCGCGGTGCTCGCCAGGACCGCCGACATCCCGGAGGGCGGCGGCAAGGTCTTCGAGGCCGAGGGAGTGGTGGTCACCCAGCCGTCGGCCGGTCAGTTCAAGGCCTTCTCCTCGGAGTGCACGCACTCGGGGTGCGCGGTGGGCAGCATCGCGAACGGCACCATCACCTGCCCCTGCCACGGCAGCCAGTTCGACGCCTCGGACGGCAGCGTGAAGAAGGGCCCCGCCACCAAGCCGCTGGGAGCCGCGTCGATCACCGTGGATGGCGACGAGATCAAACTCGCCTGA
- a CDS encoding endonuclease/exonuclease/phosphatase family protein, with protein MLAALAALTAALLAFHRAVPNSVGNLGSSLEVFLPWLGLAAVPLLGLALLRRSALALVALLLPVAAWTYLFGGLFLPGAAADTYDLVVVQHNVSDENADPAGTARALADAGPDLIALEELMPPALAVYEKTLAADYPHHAVRGTVGLWSKHPLSGTRLLDIRPRGIEEGWNRGLRTVVATPHGEIAAYVAHLPSIRFRATGLASASRDESAGLLGEAVAAEPTETVILLGDLNGTVDDRGLAPLTSRMNVAERGFALSFPTAFPLARIDQVMARSATVAHIRTLPATGSDHLPVVAGITGLDRPDG; from the coding sequence GTGCTCGCCGCGCTCGCGGCGCTGACGGCCGCGCTGCTGGCGTTCCACCGCGCCGTGCCCAACTCCGTTGGGAATCTGGGCAGTTCGCTGGAGGTGTTCCTGCCGTGGCTCGGTCTGGCGGCCGTGCCGCTGCTCGGCCTGGCGCTGCTGCGCCGTTCGGCCCTGGCGCTGGTGGCGCTGCTGCTGCCGGTGGCGGCCTGGACGTATCTCTTCGGCGGGCTGTTCCTGCCGGGTGCGGCGGCCGACACGTACGACCTGGTGGTGGTGCAGCACAACGTCAGCGACGAGAACGCCGACCCGGCGGGCACGGCCCGCGCGCTGGCCGACGCCGGGCCCGATCTCATAGCGCTGGAGGAGCTGATGCCCCCGGCGCTGGCGGTCTACGAGAAGACCCTCGCGGCCGACTACCCGCACCACGCGGTGCGGGGCACGGTCGGGCTCTGGTCGAAGCACCCGCTGAGCGGCACCCGGCTGCTGGACATCAGGCCCCGGGGCATCGAGGAGGGCTGGAACCGCGGGCTGCGGACCGTGGTGGCCACCCCGCACGGCGAGATCGCGGCGTACGTCGCCCATCTGCCGTCGATCCGCTTCCGGGCGACCGGCCTCGCGTCGGCCTCGCGCGACGAGAGCGCCGGGCTGCTGGGCGAGGCCGTCGCCGCCGAGCCGACGGAGACGGTGATCCTGCTGGGCGACCTCAACGGCACGGTCGACGACCGGGGGCTGGCACCGCTCACGTCACGGATGAACGTGGCGGAACGGGGCTTCGCCCTCAGCTTCCCCACCGCCTTCCCGCTGGCGCGGATCGACCAGGTCATGGCCCGCTCGGCGACGGTCGCCCACATCCGCACACTGCCCGCGACCGGCAGCGACCATCTGCCGGTCGTCGCCGGGATCACGGGTCTCGACCGCCCCGATGGCTGA
- a CDS encoding oxygenase MpaB family protein — MTRAEHTEQSLDALRRSGDELADATVATLFERGEVGTYNSLMRYVSTAGQPLPDGLPEVAREYLHRTAAPPAWVDWDEMERARLFFIDNNVHISTALSFASMPACFLVPHVAKLLSASHSLNFPSKRMAETGQFTVHLMQPNAFEAGSRFIPAAQKVRLLHASIRYHLGREGRWDVAGLGIPICQEDMIGGQMMFSIQVLDALHRLGIHMSTEGAESYYYAWRVVGAMLGVDQDHVPADLAAARRFSDLYMTRHMGPSEEGVHLTRQLIDLYEEVVPGTLLDPVVSALVRHLIGDTCADWLEVPRTRWDTLVKAVPVLLNVLETVEDRSPLGAWALDRLGHLTTVFELSSLTRGRVMHYAIPEQLRKEYGLSSAVPRTRRWTPPAPVVSAPDGDAADTSA, encoded by the coding sequence GTGACCCGCGCCGAACACACCGAACAGTCCCTCGACGCCCTGCGCCGCTCCGGCGACGAACTGGCGGACGCCACCGTCGCGACCCTCTTCGAGCGCGGTGAGGTGGGCACGTACAACTCCCTCATGCGGTACGTCTCCACGGCCGGGCAGCCACTGCCGGACGGTCTGCCGGAGGTCGCCCGTGAGTATCTGCACCGGACCGCCGCCCCTCCGGCGTGGGTGGACTGGGACGAGATGGAGAGGGCGCGGCTGTTCTTCATCGACAACAACGTGCACATCTCCACCGCGCTGTCCTTCGCCTCCATGCCCGCCTGCTTCCTCGTGCCCCATGTGGCGAAGCTGCTGTCGGCGAGCCATTCGCTCAACTTCCCGTCCAAGCGGATGGCGGAGACCGGTCAGTTCACCGTGCATCTGATGCAGCCGAACGCCTTCGAGGCGGGCAGCCGGTTCATCCCCGCCGCCCAGAAGGTCCGGCTGCTGCACGCGTCGATCCGCTATCACCTCGGGCGGGAGGGACGCTGGGACGTGGCGGGTCTGGGGATCCCGATCTGCCAGGAGGACATGATCGGCGGGCAGATGATGTTCTCGATCCAGGTCCTGGACGCCCTGCACCGCCTCGGCATCCATATGAGTACGGAGGGCGCGGAGTCCTACTACTACGCGTGGCGTGTGGTGGGCGCCATGCTCGGCGTCGACCAGGACCATGTGCCGGCCGATCTCGCGGCGGCGCGCCGCTTCTCCGACCTGTACATGACCCGCCATATGGGCCCCAGCGAGGAGGGCGTCCATCTCACCCGCCAACTGATCGACCTGTACGAGGAGGTGGTGCCCGGCACCCTCCTCGACCCCGTCGTCTCCGCTCTCGTCCGCCATCTGATCGGTGACACCTGCGCCGACTGGCTGGAGGTGCCCCGCACCCGGTGGGACACGCTCGTCAAGGCGGTCCCGGTGCTCCTGAACGTGCTGGAGACCGTCGAGGACCGCTCCCCCCTCGGAGCCTGGGCCCTGGACCGCCTCGGCCACCTGACCACCGTGTTCGAGCTCTCCTCCCTCACCCGCGGCCGGGTCATGCACTACGCGATCCCGGAGCAGCTGAGGAAGGAGTACGGTCTCTCCTCCGCCGTCCCGCGCACCCGCCGCTGGACTCCCCCGGCTCCCGTGGTCTCCGCGCCGGACGGTGACGCGGCGGACACGAGCGCGTAG
- a CDS encoding polyprenyl synthetase family protein: MSEPYGHRELKSRVDRELERFVGAEAEALLTLDDGLAPLVDVLTAVTARGKRLRSAFCYWGWRAAGQPDSDAMVRAAASMELVHAAAVVHDDIIDDSALRHGVPTAHVALRGAFAAGSRRKTRARSMAMLAGDLLMSWAGQMFTGCGLPGAYLGRARGLWAVLARELIAGEALEILHTGGEADVRRSLKVIRYKTAKYTVEHPLHIGAGLGGADPVLREVFTGYGLPLGEAFQLRDDLIGLFGDPATTGKSNTDDISAARPTALIALTRQAATPAEHAELTTLLGRRTLTAPQLRRVRAVVERTGARDRVEDMIGDRVEVAVRALDGAGLPALAHRSLTRLATAATNRPD; encoded by the coding sequence GTGTCTGAGCCTTACGGGCACCGTGAGTTGAAGTCCCGCGTGGACCGGGAACTGGAACGGTTCGTGGGCGCCGAGGCCGAGGCGCTGCTCACGCTGGACGACGGACTGGCGCCCCTGGTGGACGTACTGACGGCGGTGACGGCCCGCGGGAAACGGCTGCGGTCGGCCTTCTGCTACTGGGGCTGGCGTGCCGCAGGACAGCCCGACAGCGACGCGATGGTACGGGCGGCGGCGAGCATGGAGCTGGTCCACGCCGCCGCGGTGGTGCACGACGACATCATCGACGACAGCGCTCTGCGGCACGGCGTGCCGACCGCCCATGTCGCGCTGCGCGGGGCGTTCGCGGCCGGATCACGCCGCAAGACACGGGCGCGGTCGATGGCGATGCTGGCCGGCGACCTGCTGATGTCGTGGGCCGGCCAGATGTTCACCGGCTGCGGGCTGCCCGGGGCGTATCTGGGGCGGGCCCGCGGCCTGTGGGCCGTGCTGGCACGGGAGTTGATCGCCGGCGAGGCCCTGGAGATCCTGCACACCGGCGGCGAGGCCGATGTGCGGCGATCGCTGAAGGTGATCCGCTACAAGACGGCCAAGTACACCGTCGAGCATCCGCTGCACATCGGTGCCGGGCTCGGCGGCGCCGATCCCGTCCTGCGCGAGGTGTTCACCGGCTACGGCCTCCCGCTGGGCGAGGCGTTCCAACTGAGGGACGACCTGATCGGCCTGTTCGGCGACCCCGCGACCACCGGCAAGTCGAACACCGACGACATCTCCGCCGCCCGGCCCACCGCGCTCATCGCACTCACCCGGCAGGCGGCCACTCCCGCCGAACACGCCGAGTTGACGACTCTCCTCGGACGCCGCACTCTCACCGCCCCTCAACTGCGGCGCGTGCGGGCCGTCGTGGAGCGCACCGGGGCGCGCGACCGCGTCGAGGACATGATCGGCGACCGGGTGGAGGTCGCCGTACGCGCGCTGGACGGCGCCGGTCTTCCCGCCCTCGCGCACCGCTCCCTGACCCGGCTCGCCACTGCCGCCACCAACCGGCCGGACTGA
- a CDS encoding ABC transporter substrate-binding protein has protein sequence MTVSKTDRGRTAAAVSLATVLALTATACGDDGSGGSGSEGSGKGEITLWDNNTGERRDIWAQIIKDFEKQNKDIKVKYVGLPIDQVQQKYDTAIDGGGLPDVGGVGTAYLSNLVIRDVLEPVGDRIDAGPLKGKLVPSMVESVKAAGGRGDAMYSVPSSTNNGTLWYRTDLFSRAGLEAPTTWPAFYDAAEKLTEPGTDKFGYTIRGGAGSIAPAMDAMYGQSGITSFWEGDKTTVNDPKNVAALEKYVALYKKVTPSADVNNDFIKMVAQYDNGTIGMLTHNLASYQDHVKSLGEEKFKGLPYPAQENGERVQVSNPVDGLGLFKNSKNKAAAWKFIEFAASHKSNSAWNESAGSIPANIDAASDAWIQKAEPTAAAMKALSDGSTKIVNLPYYLPDWNTISKSGNEPNFQKVLLGDMTAKEFADKVAKELNDAQAEWKEQTEK, from the coding sequence ATGACAGTCTCGAAGACAGACAGAGGGCGGACGGCCGCGGCCGTCTCCCTGGCGACGGTACTCGCCCTGACAGCCACCGCGTGTGGCGACGACGGCAGCGGCGGGAGCGGCAGCGAGGGGTCCGGCAAGGGTGAGATCACCCTGTGGGACAACAACACGGGTGAGCGCCGGGACATCTGGGCGCAGATCATCAAGGACTTCGAGAAGCAGAACAAGGACATCAAGGTCAAGTACGTCGGTCTGCCCATCGACCAGGTCCAGCAGAAGTACGACACGGCGATCGACGGCGGCGGGCTGCCGGACGTCGGCGGTGTCGGCACCGCGTACCTCTCCAACCTCGTGATCCGGGACGTCCTGGAGCCGGTCGGCGACCGTATCGACGCCGGTCCGCTCAAGGGCAAGCTCGTCCCGTCGATGGTGGAGAGCGTAAAGGCGGCGGGCGGTCGCGGGGACGCCATGTACTCGGTGCCCAGCTCCACCAACAACGGCACCCTCTGGTACCGGACGGATCTGTTCTCGCGGGCGGGTCTTGAGGCGCCGACCACCTGGCCGGCGTTCTACGACGCCGCCGAGAAGCTCACCGAGCCCGGGACGGACAAGTTCGGTTACACGATCCGCGGCGGCGCGGGATCGATCGCCCCGGCGATGGACGCGATGTACGGGCAGTCCGGCATCACGTCCTTCTGGGAAGGCGACAAGACGACGGTCAACGATCCCAAGAACGTTGCCGCGCTGGAGAAGTACGTCGCCCTCTACAAGAAGGTGACGCCGTCCGCCGACGTCAACAACGACTTCATCAAGATGGTCGCCCAGTACGACAACGGCACCATCGGCATGCTGACCCACAATCTCGCGTCGTACCAGGACCATGTGAAGTCGCTGGGCGAGGAGAAGTTCAAGGGCCTGCCGTATCCGGCGCAGGAGAACGGCGAGCGTGTGCAGGTCTCCAACCCGGTCGACGGACTCGGGCTGTTCAAGAACAGCAAGAACAAGGCGGCGGCCTGGAAGTTCATCGAGTTCGCCGCCTCCCACAAGTCGAACAGCGCGTGGAACGAGTCGGCGGGCTCCATACCGGCGAACATCGACGCGGCGTCCGATGCCTGGATCCAGAAGGCGGAGCCGACGGCCGCGGCGATGAAGGCGCTCAGCGACGGTTCGACGAAGATCGTCAACCTTCCGTACTACCTGCCCGACTGGAACACGATCAGCAAGTCCGGCAACGAGCCGAACTTCCAGAAGGTCCTCCTCGGCGACATGACCGCCAAGGAGTTCGCCGACAAGGTGGCCAAGGAGCTGAACGACGCCCAGGCGGAGTGGAAGGAACAGACCGAGAAGTGA
- a CDS encoding glycoside hydrolase 43 family protein: protein MSLPWRADLGDGTYRNPVLNADWSDPDVIRVGGDYYLTASSFGRAPGLPLLHSRDLVNWSLVGHALDRLEPAAEFASPRQDGGVWAPSLRHHAGRFWIFWGDPDHGIQQISAPEITGPWSEPFLLKAGKGLIDACPLWDERTGEAYLVHAWAKSRSGVKNRLTGHRMSPDGRRLLDDGKTVVDGDSLPGWFTLEGPKLYQRDGWYWILAPAGGVPTGWQGAFRSREFFGPYEERTVLAQGRTEINGPHQGAWVPGNAPGEDWFLHFQDRGAYGRVVHLQPLRWGDDGWPVIGADGEPVRVHRKPVAPRGPVQAPATDDVFPGGRFGLQWQWAANPPSRWAGSDPGWTVRHPGDGLRLTCRRTETAHDLRGLPHVLVQRMPAESFTVTVELALESEEPGARAGLAVLGDAFSWIGLERGTDGGAHLVHRFAETGATHERDAARPLAAPGARAVLRVEVSTGGRCRFSAATRPAEGSSDVFRASGPVFTATPWRWVGALLGLFASAPASAPIPATQVDEGFAGTAAFDDFRITA from the coding sequence ATGAGCCTGCCGTGGCGCGCCGACCTCGGCGACGGGACGTACCGCAACCCGGTGCTGAACGCGGACTGGTCCGACCCCGACGTGATCCGTGTCGGCGGCGACTACTACCTGACCGCGTCCAGCTTCGGCCGGGCGCCGGGACTGCCGCTGCTGCACTCCCGCGACCTGGTCAACTGGTCGCTCGTCGGACACGCCCTGGACCGGCTCGAACCGGCCGCCGAGTTCGCCTCGCCCCGCCAGGACGGCGGGGTGTGGGCACCCTCGCTCCGGCATCACGCGGGTCGGTTCTGGATCTTCTGGGGCGACCCGGACCACGGGATCCAGCAGATCAGCGCCCCGGAGATCACCGGCCCGTGGAGCGAGCCGTTCCTCCTCAAGGCCGGCAAGGGGCTGATCGACGCCTGTCCGCTGTGGGACGAGCGGACCGGTGAGGCGTATCTGGTGCACGCCTGGGCCAAATCGCGCTCGGGCGTCAAGAACCGGCTGACGGGGCACCGGATGAGCCCGGACGGGCGCCGGCTCCTCGATGACGGGAAGACCGTCGTGGACGGGGACTCGCTGCCCGGCTGGTTCACGCTGGAGGGGCCGAAGCTGTACCAGCGCGACGGCTGGTACTGGATCCTCGCCCCGGCCGGCGGTGTGCCGACCGGCTGGCAAGGCGCCTTCCGGTCACGGGAGTTCTTCGGTCCGTACGAGGAGCGGACCGTACTGGCCCAGGGGCGTACGGAGATCAACGGGCCGCACCAGGGCGCGTGGGTCCCCGGGAACGCGCCCGGCGAGGACTGGTTCCTGCACTTCCAGGATCGGGGCGCGTACGGACGGGTGGTGCACCTCCAGCCGCTGCGCTGGGGCGACGACGGCTGGCCGGTCATCGGCGCGGATGGCGAGCCCGTACGCGTACACCGCAAACCCGTCGCGCCGAGGGGGCCGGTGCAGGCGCCCGCCACGGACGACGTGTTCCCGGGCGGCCGGTTCGGGCTCCAGTGGCAGTGGGCGGCCAACCCGCCGTCACGGTGGGCGGGCTCCGATCCCGGCTGGACGGTGCGACACCCGGGCGACGGGCTGCGGCTGACATGCCGTCGTACGGAGACGGCCCACGATCTGCGCGGGCTGCCGCACGTTCTGGTGCAGCGGATGCCCGCGGAGAGCTTCACCGTCACGGTCGAACTGGCCCTGGAGAGCGAGGAGCCGGGTGCCAGGGCGGGACTCGCGGTGCTCGGCGACGCCTTCTCCTGGATCGGTCTGGAACGCGGCACGGACGGCGGGGCCCACCTGGTGCACCGCTTCGCCGAGACCGGTGCCACCCATGAACGGGACGCCGCGCGTCCGCTCGCCGCGCCCGGCGCGCGCGCCGTGCTGCGCGTGGAGGTGAGCACGGGCGGACGCTGCCGGTTCTCCGCCGCCACACGGCCGGCGGAAGGCTCATCGGACGTCTTCCGCGCCTCGGGGCCGGTCTTCACCGCCACGCCCTGGCGGTGGGTCGGCGCGCTCCTGGGACTGTTCGCCTCGGCACCCGCATCCGCGCCGATCCCGGCGACACAGGTCGACGAGGGCTTCGCCGGGACGGCCGCCTTCGACGACTTCCGTATCACCGCCTGA